DNA from Roseimicrobium sp. ORNL1:
GAACAACCAACTCCTGGATTTGGAGGAGCTTGAAGTGGAGGAACTCGACAAGTTGCGTGATGAGTATGAGGCGCTCGCGGAGAAGGCGCGCACCTCGCTCAAGAAGGTGAGGTCGAAGCCCAAAGCCGCGAGGTAGCGGGATGCTCTTCCAACGTAGCTCGCGAGTCCCTTCGCGAGATCAGTCGGGTTGCATCGCTGCAGAGTGACCAATGCCCCGCGAAGGGACTCGCGGACTACGTTGCGCTTCGCGAGCTACGTTGCGCTGCATTCCATTCTCGGAATTCTGTGGTATGGATCATTCCTCCCAGAGATCCCCCAGCCATGCTGCGTCGCTGCTTCTTCCTTCCCATCTTCCTTGCAACCTTTGGCGCTGTGATGCCCTGTGTATCACGTACCTTCGCGCAAGCACCCGAGACGACGAACAATCACCCCATCGTCGTGCTGCTGAGCGTCGATGGCCTGGCGAATTTTTATCTCGATGATCCCAAGGCGGAGATCCCGCATCTGCGCGCTCTGATGAAGGAAGGCGTGCGTGCGGAGAGCATGAAAGCCTCACTCCCCACCGTGACCTGGCCGAACCACACCACTCTAGTGACCGGCGTGCAGCCAGGAAAGCACGGCGTGCTGGGCAATCAGGTACTGGATCGTGACACCGGCGAGATCGTGCCCTTCATGATCGATCCGATCTACAACAAGGAGGACCTCGTCCAGAGTCCCACCATCTATGATGTAGCCAAGGCCGCGGGCATGAAGACAGCGGGACTCATCTGGCCTGCCACACGCGGTGCAAAGACGCTGGACTGGACGGTGCCAGACGTGGGCAATATCAAGCTGGTAGAGCAGCATGCCACGCCCTCCCTGCTGAAGGAATTCGCTGAAGCCGGCATCCCCTGGGAAAAGCAGGAGGAATGGTGGGCCACCAAACGCATCCGCGAACGCGACGGCATGTTCGTGCAGATGGCGAAGCATGTCCTGAGCAAACACCAGCCGCGCCTGCTGCTCATGCATCTGGTCGAAGTGGATCACACGCAGCATGGCAAGGGGCCGAATACGCCCGAAGCCTATGACGCACTCAAGGCGGCAGATGAGCGAGTGGGTGAAATCTGGGAGTTCCTCAAGACCAACTTCTCCGGACGCGCCACACTCATCGTGGTCTCAGATCACGGCTTCTATCCCTGGCGCCAGGCCATCCTGCCGAATGTGCTACTGCGCCAGGAAAAGCTGCTTCGCGCCATTGGCGGCAAAATCACCAGCGACAGCAAAGTACGCGCCGTGGATCAGGGCGGCTCGAGTTTTGTCTACATCCTGGACAAGGAAAACCGTGCCTCAATTGCCGAATCGCTCATCTCCAAGTTCAAGAGTGTGGAAGGCATCGCCGCCGTGCTCACGCCGGAACAGTTCGCTTCCTATGGCCTGGGCGATCCCGCCACCAATCCCCGCGTCCCTGATCTCGTACTCACCGCAAAGTCCGGCTATGCCTTCTTCGATGTGGCAGGCGAAAATGCCGTTGTGATGCCTAAGGAAGAACGCCTGCGCGGAACGCATGGCTACAATCCCGATGAACCCGCCATGCAGGCCACGTTCATCGCTGCTGGTCAAGGCATCCAGCCCGGGTCGAAACTCGGCGCGATTTCCAACACTTCGGTCGCCCCCACCATTGCCACCCTGCTGGGATTGAAGATGCCCAGTGCTGATGGGCCTGTGCTGCAGGAGATTTTGGAGACGAAGGCGGCGGAGTGAAGGCGATGGAACGCTGATCTTTTAGCCGCAAAAAGACGCAAAAGACACAAGAGTCGGGGCGGATAATCACCTGGCCATCAATCAGACCGCGGCCGTGGCAACCCGCACCAAAGACTCACTTTTTGAGCCTTTTGCGTCTTTTTGCGGCCAATTCATCAGGGTGCCCAACCCGTACTACTTGCACCGCGCCGCATCCGTGGTTCGTGTGTGGCTGTCACCGCCCAGTTCATGTCCCGCGACTACACGCTTCACACCGCTCCGACCTCCGCGCACCGCATCAACTACCGGGCGGAGCTCAATGATCAGCAATTCGCTGCCGTCACCTCGCCCCCCGGACAGGCGCTGGTGATCGCGGGTGCCGGTAGTGGGAAGACGCGCACGCTGACCTACCGCGTGGCCTACCTGCTGGACAATGGCATTCCGCCCGAGAACATCCTGCTCCTGACCTTCACGAACAAGGCCGCGCGCGAAATGCTGGAACGTGTGCAGGGCTTGGTGCCGGTGGAAACGAACCGCCTCTGGGGCGGCACCTTCCATTCCATCGGCAATCGCCTCCTGCGAAAGCACGGCGATCGACTGGGGCTCAAGCAGGGATTCTCCATCATGGATCGCGAGGACCAGAAGGACCTCATGGATACCGTGGTGAGCAACGGCGGCATCGACACGACCACCTACCGCTTCCCGAAACCGGAGGTGCTGAACGAGATTTTTTCCCTGGCAGACAACACCGGCAAATCCATCCGCGAGATCCTCAGCACACGGTATCCCTACTTCGAGCCGGTGACGGATGGCATCCTGAAAGTGCGCGAGCTCTACACGGCGAAGAAGCTGGAGACGAACAACGTGGACTTCGATGATCTCCTCACCATGGCCGTGCGCCTGATGAAGGAGAATCCCGACCTGCTGGAGCGCTACCGGCGCACCTTCCAGTTTGTCCTGGTGGATGAGTATCAGGACACGAACCTGCTCCAGTGCGAACTCATCGATCTGCTCTCCGGTGAGCAGGGCAACCTGATGGTGGTGGGCGATGACGCCCAGAGCATCTACTCCTGGCGCGGAGCGAATGTGAAGAACATCCTCGACTTCCCCAAGCGCTACCCCAAGGCACGCGTACACAAGATCGAGGTGAACTACCGCAGCGTGCCGGAGGTGCTCACGCTGGCGAATCACACCATCGAAGGAAATAAGGACCAGTTCCGCAAGGCATTGCAACCCTCCCGCGAAGGGAAGGGCACACTGCCCGCACTCGTGCCGCTGGACAATGGCAGCTCGCAGGCCGCCTTCGTGGCGCAGCGCATTCTCGAACTCCGCGACGAAGGCATTGAGCTGGATGAGATCGCCATCATCTACCGCGCGCACTATCACTCGCTGGAAATCCAGATGGAGCTGACCAATCGCGGCATCCCATTTCAGATCACCAGCGGCCTGCGCTTCTTCGAGCAGGCACATGTGAAGGATGTGGCTGCCTTCATGAAGTTCGCGGCGAACCGCCTGGATGAAGTCTCCTTCATGCGCATGGTGCGCCTCGTTCCCGGCATCGGCAGCTCGAGTGCCGCCAAGATGTGGGAGCACTGGCTGAAGAGCGGTTCCGCGCTCGGCCCTCTCACGCATGAGGAATTTTCGAAGGTACTCCTGGGCATCAAGGTGCCGAAGAAAGCCGCAAAAACCTGGGAGCAAACCGCCTACACTCTTGCCGAGCTCCTCGACACGGAAGGCAAACTGGTGCCACCACCGGCAATGATCCGCAGCATCATGGAGGGCGTGTACGAGGACTACATGCGTGCCAAGTTCAAGAACAGCGACCAGCGGAAGCAAGATTTGGAGCAACTGAGCAACTACAGCGCGCGATTCACGGACGTGCAGGAATTTCTCAGCCAACTCGCACTCGTCTCTGGAGTGGATACCGACGAACGTCCCGCAGCCTCGCCCGACACCGAGGCCGTCACCCTCACGACCGCGCACCAGGCGAAAGGCCTGGAGTGGCATACCGTCTTCGCCGTGTGGCTCGCGGAGGGCATGTTCCCCAACAACCGCGTCATCGAAGAAGGTGGCGAGGAGGGCCTCGAGGAAGAGCGGCGTCTCTTCTATGTCACCGTCACGCGCGCCAAGGACGAACTCTATCTCACCTACCCGGTGATCAATTACCAGGCTCGCGATGGCGAGGTGCTGCAGCGTCCCTCGAGATTTTTGCAGGAGCTGCCACAAAACTTGATGGAGAAGTGGAACGTGCGTAGCGTGTTCGCGTGAAAAAGGCGGCGCCCAAACGGAGGAGATCGTTGGCATGGCTGTTGAAGCCACTGGTGCTTCTGTTGCTGGCCGCGGCGCTGCTCCTGATGGTGCTGGATCAGGTCTTCAACCTGCAGAGTAATGCCACCTTCCTCGCCTTTCGCGCCTCCACGAAGTCGCTGGAAGTCAAGACAGCCGCGGGCAATTGGAAACCGCTCAACGAGCTGACCATAGCCGAACTGGATCGCGCTCTGACCAGGCGAATCGAAACTCCCGGCGCGGTGTGGAAGTCGCTCACCGTGCGGCGGCAGGCGGAAACTTCCACGCAAAATCTGGCGCAGGCATTTCTCAGCGCGAAGATCTCCGTCATCGAGCTCTCCCCACAGTACTACACCTTCGCCACGAGCTTCAAAGACAAGTTCGAGCTGACCACCGCAAAAGAACGCCTCGAGGCAGAGGACGCGATCTTTTCCATCACCGCGAACTTTCGTGAGCCAAGTGGGAAGCCCCTCGGACTCGTCGTACATGAGGGGCGTGAGATGAACCGCACTTTCCCGGCATGGACCGGCTACTTTTTTGTGAAGTCCGGCAAGCCCTGGTTCGGTCCGAAGTCGCTTTTCGAGGAAACACCCGGTGTGCTGGAGGAGGCCTCGCAGGGCTACCCCTCCGTCATGAAAAATCACACCGTCTTCAGCTACGTGGATCTCGCCCCGAGCCGCTATTTCGATGGGAACAAAATCACCTACCGCTCCCTCGCAGGCATGCGGAAGGATGGCACCATTGTGTTCATCGTTTCCGGGGATGGCGGCGCCATGAATGTGACGGAGGTGGCCGCGCTCGCCCAGAAGCTCAATGTCCAGCACGCCACGATGCTTGACGGCGGGCGTGCGCTGCAATATTCCCTCCGTCTGGCAGGCCAGACTCATCACTTCACCGCGTTCAACACCACCATGGACTTCGATTCGCCCTCTCTCGATGCAGAGCGCTCGCCTGTGTTCCTCGTGGTCAGGCCCCGCGCGACTGCTGCCTCTGCACCATGAAACTCGAAGTGCAAAGTGCAGGCGAAGGCCCTGTGAAAGTGGATGTGGTGGTGAAGAAATCCCGTCCGCTGCCCACGCGCCCGGGTAAAAAGCCAACCCTCGCCTATGAACGCTCCTGGATGGAACGTGGCCATGCCCTGGTAGCCGGTGTGGATGAGGCTGGACGTGGACCGCTCGCCGGACCAGTCAGTGTCGCCGCAGTGATCCTGCCGGAGAGGTTCAAGCACAAGAAGCTGAATGACTCCAAGCAACTCAATCACGAGACCCGCGAAGTCATTTACGAGGAACTTATGCAGTGCACTGGACTAGTGTGGTGCCACGTGCTCATCGAGGTGGAGGAGATTGACCGCATCAACATTCTGCAAGCCACGCATCTCGGCATGCGCCGTGCGACACAGGGTCTCTCCACACAGCCGCACGCGGTGCTCATCGATGGCTCACCCGTGCCGAACTTCCCCTACCCCGGCCAGTCCATCGTGGAGGGAGATGCCATCAGTCTGTCGATTGCCGCCGCGAGCATCATTGCGAAGGTGGTGCGCGATCGCCATATGATGGAGGTGGCGCAAGTCTACCCGCAGTATGGCTTCGAGCGGCACAAGGGCTATGGCACACCGGAGCACCTGAAGGCACTGCGCACGCATGGTCCTTGTCCTTTGCATCGGAAGTCCTTCGCGCCCGTGGCGCAGATGTCGCTGCCGTTGACGTTTGAAGAATCGTAACCGCGGAGAAGTAGCTGGCTGATATATGAAGGCGGCAATGCAGTCTCTTGCGACATGGCGGACTGGCCTTCGAGACTATTTCACCCGCCCCAGCCTGCGCACGCGCATGCGTCTCGCCAAGGCGGACGGCACTCGATTCGACAACGCCACGCTTGGCAACTGGGGAGAGCATCTCGCGGCCCAATGGCTGCGCCGTCATGGGCGGAAGGTGCTCTACCGGAACTACCGCGCCGGTGGTGGTGGCGAGGTGGACATCGTGGCGCGCCACGGGAAGATGCTCACCTTTGTGGAAGTGAAAACCCGCACCTCGACGGAACGCGGACGTCCTGCGGAAGCAGTGAATAAGGCGAAGGAAAAACTCATCCTGCGCGGCATGCAGGGCTGGCTGCGCATGCTGCAGGATGCGCAGAACATCCCGAGAAGATGCGATATCGTGGAAGTGGTGCTGCGCGAAGGCGAGCGACCGGAGATTTCCATTCTGGAAGGGGCGCTGAAGGCGTAGCGGAGTACTGAGGAATGGCCGCAAAAGAACGCAGAGAACGCAAAAGTTTGGGTTGTAGGAGATGGTGCGTTGGAGGGATCGTTTGAGGGTGGTGTGCAGGGATTGATTCGTTTGTAGAGGCGGGTAGGAAAACCCGCCGGACGCTGTCCGGTCAGGAGACCCGACTTCCTGGAGTTGCTGCTTTGCGACCAAACCTACCAGCATGTGGCCCCACGCCGCCGTGTCATATCAGCCTGCGCGTCTCTGCCGCCTCTGCTTCGAAGCGCACCACTTCACGCAGCCCAAGCCCTCCAAATCCTCTGCGTCCTTTGCCTCTCTGCCCCTTTGCGGTTAACCCGAAACGGCCTCGTAGCGCCACATCTCCCAGCGGGTCCGCCACACCCAGCACCAAACCCTTTGTGTTCTTTGCGTTCTTTTGCGGCCATTCCCTCAGTTCGCTGCCAGCTCCACGACGCCCAATTCGCGGAGAGGTTCGCGTCTCACATTGATCCGCTGTTGCGGTTCTAGCTTGCAGTTGCGCGCAGGATTCAGCATGCTGCGCGTCGCCATGCCCATTCTCACCGAGCGAAAAACCCAGACCCAGTATGATGCCATTGTTGTAGGTTCCGGAGCCGGAGGCGGCATGGCGGCGCTCATCCTCGCGCTCAATGGGATGAAGGTCCTGATGATGGAAGCCGGTCGCAACTACGATCCGACTACCGAGACGCCCATGTTCAACACGCCGGAGATGGCGCCGCTGCGTGGGGACAAGACGCCCGATCGCTTTTTCGGCTACTACGATGCCACGGTGAATGGCGGCTGGACCGTTCCCGGCGAGCCGTATACGAATAAGCCGGGCACCGAGGGCGACTTCTGGTGGTGGCGCGCCCGCATGCTCGGCGGTCGCACAAATCACTGGGGCCGCATCAGCCTGCGCTTCGGCCCGCGCGACTTCAGATGCGCCTCCACAGACGGCCTCGGCGTCGACTGGCCCATGACCTATGATGACATGCACCCGTGGTACGATCGGGTGGAAAAGCTCATCGGCGTGTACGGCGAGAATGACGGCATCGAGAATGCGCCGAACTCCTCCCCGGGCGTGCTCCTTCCCCCGCCCAAGCCGCGCGTAGGCGAACTGCTCGCGAAGAAAGCCGGGAAGAAGGTCGGCGTACCCATCGTGGCCGCGCACCGCGCCGTGCTTTCCCAGCCGCTCGATGGTCCACGCCTCGCGAAGGAACTCTTCCCCAACAATCCCAAGGCGCAGCAGATCATGGCAAACGACATGAGCCTGCGCGCCCCGTGCTTCTGGGCCACGAACTGCATCCGCGGCTGCTCCATTCGCGCGAATTTCCAAAGCACCACCGTGCTCATCCCACCGGCACTCGCCACGGGGAATCTGGATGTCATCACCGATGCCATGGTGCGCGAAGTCATCATCGGCAAGGATGGCAAGGCGACTGGTGTGCACTACATCGACAAGCCGACACGCCGGGACATGGTGGCGAAGGCGCGGGTGGTGATCATCGCCGGCGGCACCTGTGAAACCGCCCGCATCCTTCTGAACTCCAAGAGCAAGGACAAGGCCGGTCTCGCGAATAGCTCTGGCCAGGTGGGGAAGAACCTCATGGACAGCGTGGGCGCGAATCTCAGTGCGCACATCCCTGCCATGGAAGACCTGCCTCCTTACAACGAAGATGGCGCAGGTGGCCTCCACACGTACTCCCCCTGGTGGCTGGTGCGTGAGCATGGCAAGCTCGGATTCCCGCGCGGTTATCACATCGAGATGGGCGGAGGACGCTCCATGCCGGGCGTGAACAGCTTTGGTATCCTGGACAAGACTTCTCCCGGTGTCTACGGCAGCAAACTCAAGGAGGAAGCCCGCCGTTACTACGGTGCCAGCTTCGGCTTCTCCGGCCGCGGCGAAATGGTACCCAACAAGGATTGCTACGCCGAGCTCGATCCGAAGGTCGTGGACCAGTGGGGCATCCCCGTCCTGCGCTTCCACTGGAAGTGGGCCGACTACGAGATCAAGCAGGCCGAGCACATGCAGAACACCTTTGCGGAACTGCTGGAGCAGATGGGTGGCAAGGCGAAGCCGCAGAGCGGTCGCGACGCCATCAAGAAGCCTGGCGAAATCATCCACGAAGTGGGTGCCGCCCGCATGGGGGACAAGGCCACCAGCAGCGTGACCAATCAATACTGCCAGACCTGGGAGGTGAAGAATCTCTTCCTCATGGACGGCGCTGTCATGCCCAGCAATCCCGACAAGAACCCCACCCTCACCATCCTCGCGCTCGCGTGGCGCAGTTGCGAGTGGATGATGGAGGAGATGAAACGCGGAACGATCTAGTTCTGCTCTTTCAAATGACGCGAAGCTTCAACGATTTCAGAAACCGACGCCAGCGGGAAACGCTCACCCGCGGGGTGCGCCCGCTCATCGCGTCGCCTCGTGAAGACGTGGATGGCTGGGGTCGGGTGTTCGCCATGATTGCGGTGGTGCTGTTGGTGCTGGGCATGGTTCTGCGTGTGGTGGGCGCGGTGCTGGCCTATCGAGCCACGCAAGGCATGACCTTCACAGACCTGGGAAACACGGACGACATCTTGCAGACCCTGAATCAGGTCAGGTCGTCGGTGGCTGCGGCCACCGACTGGCTGGTCTTTGCCGGAGCATCTTCGTTCGTGGGCTTCGTCCTCGGCTGGACTGCCATCGTGAAGAAACAGTGCCGTGCGCCGTGGATTCTTCCCACCTTTGCCGCCTTGGCCCTTCTTCATCTCCCGTTTGTCCTGTTTGGTACAGTGTTTGCCGCCGTCAGCCTTTGGTATCTCTTTCTCCATCGCCACGAGTTCTCTTCTCCCAAGCCCGTCCTCTCAATTTCCCCATGAAGCCCACTGAACCCACGAATCTCTCCCGTCGCGCTGCGCTCAAATGGCTTGCAGGGTCGGCAGCTGCTGGCGCTGCGGCGCCTGCTGTCGCGGCTCCGCACGAGACCGAGCCTGCACCCGGGGCCACGGTGGCGCGCAGCCCGCTTTATGATCCAGACTATACGAAGCAGGTCTTCCCCTGGGACAAGCAGCTCTCGCCGGATGAGTTGAAGACCATCGGTGTGCTCGCAGACATCATCCTGCCCAAGGATGAAAACGGACCCGCTGCCACCGAAGCGGGCGTGCCGGAGTTCATCAATGAATGGTGCAGCGCTCCGTATGAAGACAACCGCGACGACTGCGAAGTAGTGCGCGGTGGTTTGGGTTGGCTGAACACGGAATCCTTCCGCCGGCATCAGAAGCGCTTCGATGAACTCGGCCATGCCGAGCGCATTGGAATCATCGATGACATCTGCGATGCCTCAAAGGCGAAGCCCGAGCACAAGGTGGGAGCCACGTTCTTCGCACTTTTCCGCCAGCTCTGCCTCGGCGGCTACTACACCCACAGCTCCACATGGAAGCACCTGGGTTACGTGGGGAATGTGAGCATCGGCGGTCCCTATCCCGGCGTGCCGCAGGCCATCATTGAGAAGCTGGGGTTGCAGGATGTGGTGTGAGATAGAACGTGAGTATTCAGCGACCAGTGACGCGGCAACCAGCGCACAAGGTATGGGGCCCTATCGTATTCAGTTGAAGGATGGCGCGATTGCGGAGATTCACACTACCATGAAGTTGATCGGACGTCCGATCATACGTGTCGAGGAGCGAAGCAAGAGCACGTACTACTTCTACGAGCATTCGAAGCACAAGAGCCAGATCGCGTTTTGGATCGTCTCACGTGACGAAAAATTTTTTTGGTACAGTGGCGTCTCAGCAGAAACCCGGGCGATAGCAGAGTGCTTCGCAGCAGCGGGATTGTTCGAAGATGATGAACGGAATGGCTGACCCTTCGGGCACCATGATTGGCATCAATAGTTTTAGCGAGGCCTTCCGGTGTGTTCGAGGATGCTTCCGCGCACCACACGGCGCTGCATGCATCGGGCGGAGTGCTGGACACGTCAGGGGTTCGGGACTTCGGCGAGTCCCGCTCCTTGAACAGTCGCTCCGTGCACACGCCGACTCGCCTTGAACTCGGCGGCATGATTTGCCCTTCACTTAGAAGATCATATCCAAGCCCCAGCACACAAACAGACCCGAGACACCGATGAGCGTCTCCGTCACGGTCCAAGTGCGGAAGGTTTGCGCGACGGTGAGGCCGAGGAGATCCTTCACGATCCAGAAGCCGGCGTCATTGAGGTGTGAGAGGAAGAGGGAGCCGCAGCCCACGCATACCACGAGGAGTTCAAGGTTCACTCCCGGAGTACTGAGCGCCATGGGAGCCACCAGGCCACAGGCGGCGGTGATGGCCACGGTGGCGGAGCCGGTGGCCACGCGCACGAGGGCCGCGCAAAGCCAGCCGAAGACCATGGGAGGCAGATGTGCCGACCGGGCCATGTCTGCAATCGCATTCGCCGATCCGCTATCCTGGAGCATCTGATTGAGACCACCACCGGCCCCCACCACGAGCAAGGTCATGCCGATGGGACCAAGTGACTTCTCGCCAATCTTGAGCGCATCCGCCCGCGTGAACTTGAAGGCCCAGCCCGCGAAGAGCACGGCGAGTCCCAGGGCCAGCGTCGGGTTGCCAATCATTGCGGTGATGTTGTACACCATGTTCTGCGTCTCCGAACGAAGCTCAGGCTTCGCAGGAATGAACAACTCCGAAATGGTGTGTGCCAGAATCAACACCACGGGCAGGGCCAGCGCAGCCACGGTACGGCCCAGCGTGGGCGTGGGGTGCTGCAACGCACTGCTCGCGACGGGTGGCTCGGGTGCATCCACCTTGACGCGACTCACCGCCCAGCTTGCGAAGATCGGACCCGCGAGTGCGGCCATGGGAATGGCAGCCACCATGCCCCACAGAATGACCATGCCGAGATTCGCCTTCAACTGCGCAATGGCCACCAGCGGTCCGGGGTGCGGAGGCATCACGCCGTGCATGATGGAGAGCACCGCGAGCAACGGCAGAGCGAGCTTCAGGAAGGGCATGCCCGTTTCCTTCGTGAGGTTCAGAAGAATGGGCACCAGCATCACCAGACCCACGGCGAACCAGGTGGTGAAACCCACCGCGAGCGCCAGCAGCATGAGACACCACTGCACACGCTTGGGTCCCATGAGATCGATAAGACCACGTGCGAGGACCGCCGCGCCTCCAGACGCAGCGAGCAACCCGCCCAGCATGGTGCCCAATCCCAGGATGCCGGCTACACCACCCAGCGTTTTGCCCATGCCCGTTTGGAAAGCAGCCGCCACCTTGCTGGGCTCCATGCCCGAGCCAAGTCCCACCAGCAATGCCGCGAAGAACAGAGCAAGGAACGCATTCATGCGCAGCTTCGCGATGAGAAGGACGATCAGGATGATCGCACCACCCGTGAGCATGAGCAGGGCGGACGTGCTGGCCGTAGATGCAGGCGCGGTGGCAGCAGCAGGAGCCGCAGCCGCGGCGGCGGAAATGAT
Protein-coding regions in this window:
- a CDS encoding YraN family protein; amino-acid sequence: MRLAKADGTRFDNATLGNWGEHLAAQWLRRHGRKVLYRNYRAGGGGEVDIVARHGKMLTFVEVKTRTSTERGRPAEAVNKAKEKLILRGMQGWLRMLQDAQNIPRRCDIVEVVLREGERPEISILEGALKA
- a CDS encoding ectonucleotide pyrophosphatase/phosphodiesterase encodes the protein MLRRCFFLPIFLATFGAVMPCVSRTFAQAPETTNNHPIVVLLSVDGLANFYLDDPKAEIPHLRALMKEGVRAESMKASLPTVTWPNHTTLVTGVQPGKHGVLGNQVLDRDTGEIVPFMIDPIYNKEDLVQSPTIYDVAKAAGMKTAGLIWPATRGAKTLDWTVPDVGNIKLVEQHATPSLLKEFAEAGIPWEKQEEWWATKRIRERDGMFVQMAKHVLSKHQPRLLLMHLVEVDHTQHGKGPNTPEAYDALKAADERVGEIWEFLKTNFSGRATLIVVSDHGFYPWRQAILPNVLLRQEKLLRAIGGKITSDSKVRAVDQGGSSFVYILDKENRASIAESLISKFKSVEGIAAVLTPEQFASYGLGDPATNPRVPDLVLTAKSGYAFFDVAGENAVVMPKEERLRGTHGYNPDEPAMQATFIAAGQGIQPGSKLGAISNTSVAPTIATLLGLKMPSADGPVLQEILETKAAE
- a CDS encoding ATP-dependent helicase; this encodes MSRDYTLHTAPTSAHRINYRAELNDQQFAAVTSPPGQALVIAGAGSGKTRTLTYRVAYLLDNGIPPENILLLTFTNKAAREMLERVQGLVPVETNRLWGGTFHSIGNRLLRKHGDRLGLKQGFSIMDREDQKDLMDTVVSNGGIDTTTYRFPKPEVLNEIFSLADNTGKSIREILSTRYPYFEPVTDGILKVRELYTAKKLETNNVDFDDLLTMAVRLMKENPDLLERYRRTFQFVLVDEYQDTNLLQCELIDLLSGEQGNLMVVGDDAQSIYSWRGANVKNILDFPKRYPKARVHKIEVNYRSVPEVLTLANHTIEGNKDQFRKALQPSREGKGTLPALVPLDNGSSQAAFVAQRILELRDEGIELDEIAIIYRAHYHSLEIQMELTNRGIPFQITSGLRFFEQAHVKDVAAFMKFAANRLDEVSFMRMVRLVPGIGSSSAAKMWEHWLKSGSALGPLTHEEFSKVLLGIKVPKKAAKTWEQTAYTLAELLDTEGKLVPPPAMIRSIMEGVYEDYMRAKFKNSDQRKQDLEQLSNYSARFTDVQEFLSQLALVSGVDTDERPAASPDTEAVTLTTAHQAKGLEWHTVFAVWLAEGMFPNNRVIEEGGEEGLEEERRLFYVTVTRAKDELYLTYPVINYQARDGEVLQRPSRFLQELPQNLMEKWNVRSVFA
- a CDS encoding phosphodiester glycosidase family protein codes for the protein MAWLLKPLVLLLLAAALLLMVLDQVFNLQSNATFLAFRASTKSLEVKTAAGNWKPLNELTIAELDRALTRRIETPGAVWKSLTVRRQAETSTQNLAQAFLSAKISVIELSPQYYTFATSFKDKFELTTAKERLEAEDAIFSITANFREPSGKPLGLVVHEGREMNRTFPAWTGYFFVKSGKPWFGPKSLFEETPGVLEEASQGYPSVMKNHTVFSYVDLAPSRYFDGNKITYRSLAGMRKDGTIVFIVSGDGGAMNVTEVAALAQKLNVQHATMLDGGRALQYSLRLAGQTHHFTAFNTTMDFDSPSLDAERSPVFLVVRPRATAASAP
- a CDS encoding gluconate 2-dehydrogenase subunit 3 family protein — its product is MKPTEPTNLSRRAALKWLAGSAAAGAAAPAVAAPHETEPAPGATVARSPLYDPDYTKQVFPWDKQLSPDELKTIGVLADIILPKDENGPAATEAGVPEFINEWCSAPYEDNRDDCEVVRGGLGWLNTESFRRHQKRFDELGHAERIGIIDDICDASKAKPEHKVGATFFALFRQLCLGGYYTHSSTWKHLGYVGNVSIGGPYPGVPQAIIEKLGLQDVV
- a CDS encoding ribonuclease HII; translated protein: MKLEVQSAGEGPVKVDVVVKKSRPLPTRPGKKPTLAYERSWMERGHALVAGVDEAGRGPLAGPVSVAAVILPERFKHKKLNDSKQLNHETREVIYEELMQCTGLVWCHVLIEVEEIDRINILQATHLGMRRATQGLSTQPHAVLIDGSPVPNFPYPGQSIVEGDAISLSIAAASIIAKVVRDRHMMEVAQVYPQYGFERHKGYGTPEHLKALRTHGPCPLHRKSFAPVAQMSLPLTFEES
- a CDS encoding GMC family oxidoreductase, which translates into the protein MPILTERKTQTQYDAIVVGSGAGGGMAALILALNGMKVLMMEAGRNYDPTTETPMFNTPEMAPLRGDKTPDRFFGYYDATVNGGWTVPGEPYTNKPGTEGDFWWWRARMLGGRTNHWGRISLRFGPRDFRCASTDGLGVDWPMTYDDMHPWYDRVEKLIGVYGENDGIENAPNSSPGVLLPPPKPRVGELLAKKAGKKVGVPIVAAHRAVLSQPLDGPRLAKELFPNNPKAQQIMANDMSLRAPCFWATNCIRGCSIRANFQSTTVLIPPALATGNLDVITDAMVREVIIGKDGKATGVHYIDKPTRRDMVAKARVVIIAGGTCETARILLNSKSKDKAGLANSSGQVGKNLMDSVGANLSAHIPAMEDLPPYNEDGAGGLHTYSPWWLVREHGKLGFPRGYHIEMGGGRSMPGVNSFGILDKTSPGVYGSKLKEEARRYYGASFGFSGRGEMVPNKDCYAELDPKVVDQWGIPVLRFHWKWADYEIKQAEHMQNTFAELLEQMGGKAKPQSGRDAIKKPGEIIHEVGAARMGDKATSSVTNQYCQTWEVKNLFLMDGAVMPSNPDKNPTLTILALAWRSCEWMMEEMKRGTI
- a CDS encoding gluconate:H+ symporter; this encodes MTFAPLSSLIISAAAAAAPAAATAPASTASTSALLMLTGGAIILIVLLIAKLRMNAFLALFFAALLVGLGSGMEPSKVAAAFQTGMGKTLGGVAGILGLGTMLGGLLAASGGAAVLARGLIDLMGPKRVQWCLMLLALAVGFTTWFAVGLVMLVPILLNLTKETGMPFLKLALPLLAVLSIMHGVMPPHPGPLVAIAQLKANLGMVILWGMVAAIPMAALAGPIFASWAVSRVKVDAPEPPVASSALQHPTPTLGRTVAALALPVVLILAHTISELFIPAKPELRSETQNMVYNITAMIGNPTLALGLAVLFAGWAFKFTRADALKIGEKSLGPIGMTLLVVGAGGGLNQMLQDSGSANAIADMARSAHLPPMVFGWLCAALVRVATGSATVAITAACGLVAPMALSTPGVNLELLVVCVGCGSLFLSHLNDAGFWIVKDLLGLTVAQTFRTWTVTETLIGVSGLFVCWGLDMIF